In one window of Pseudomonas benzenivorans DNA:
- the fdhA gene encoding formaldehyde dehydrogenase, glutathione-independent, giving the protein MSGNRGVVYLGAGKVEVQKIDYPKMQDPRGKRIDHAVILKVVSTNICGSDQHMVRGRTTAQVGLVLGHEITGEVIEKGPGVEHLQIGDLVSVPFNVACGRCRSCKEQHTGVCLTVNPARAGGAYGYVDMGDWTGGQAEYVMVPYADFNLLKLPDRDKAMEKIRDLTCLSDILPTGYHGAVTAGVGPGSTVYVAGAGPVGLAAAASARLLGAAVVIVGDVNPVRLIHAKAQGFEIADLSQDIPLHEQIAALLGEPEVDCAIDCVGFEARGHGHDGAQHEAPATVLNSLMQVTRVAGNIGIPGLYVTDDPGAVDAAAKKGALSIRFGLGWAKSHSFHTGQTPVMKYNRALMQAIMWDRINIAEVVGVEVISLDDAPKGYHEFDAGVPKKFVMDPHKLFSAA; this is encoded by the coding sequence ATGTCCGGTAATCGTGGTGTCGTGTACCTCGGCGCAGGCAAGGTCGAAGTACAGAAGATCGACTATCCGAAAATGCAGGATCCGCGCGGCAAGCGCATCGACCATGCTGTAATCCTCAAGGTGGTATCCACCAACATCTGCGGTTCCGACCAGCACATGGTGCGTGGTCGTACCACCGCTCAGGTCGGTCTGGTGCTGGGCCACGAAATCACCGGCGAGGTGATCGAGAAGGGGCCCGGCGTCGAACACCTGCAGATCGGCGATCTGGTGTCGGTGCCGTTCAACGTCGCCTGCGGCCGTTGCCGCAGCTGCAAGGAACAGCACACCGGCGTCTGCCTGACCGTCAACCCGGCTCGCGCCGGCGGCGCCTACGGCTATGTCGACATGGGCGACTGGACCGGTGGCCAGGCCGAATACGTGATGGTGCCCTACGCCGACTTCAACCTGCTCAAGCTGCCGGACCGCGACAAGGCCATGGAGAAGATCCGCGACCTGACCTGCCTGTCCGACATCCTGCCGACCGGCTACCACGGCGCCGTCACCGCCGGCGTCGGCCCGGGCAGCACCGTCTATGTCGCCGGTGCCGGCCCGGTTGGCCTGGCCGCCGCCGCCTCGGCACGCCTGCTCGGCGCCGCCGTGGTCATCGTCGGTGACGTCAACCCGGTCCGCCTGATCCATGCCAAGGCCCAGGGCTTCGAGATCGCCGACCTGTCCCAGGACATTCCGCTGCACGAACAGATCGCCGCCCTGCTGGGCGAGCCGGAAGTCGACTGCGCCATCGACTGCGTGGGCTTCGAGGCCCGCGGCCATGGCCATGACGGCGCCCAGCACGAGGCTCCGGCCACCGTGCTCAACTCGCTGATGCAGGTTACCCGCGTCGCCGGCAACATCGGCATCCCCGGCCTGTACGTCACCGACGATCCAGGTGCAGTCGACGCCGCCGCCAAGAAGGGTGCCCTGAGCATCCGCTTCGGCCTCGGCTGGGCCAAGTCGCACAGCTTCCACACCGGCCAGACCCCGGTGATGAAGTACAACCGCGCACTGATGCAGGCGATCATGTGGGACCGCATCAACATCGCCGAAGTGGTCGGTGTCGAAGTGATCAGCCTGGACGACGCGCCGAAGGGCTATCACGAGTTCGATGCCGGCGTGCCGAAGAAATTCGTCATGGATCCGCACAAGCTGTTCAGCGCCGCCTGA
- the purU gene encoding formyltetrahydrofolate deformylase: MSRTPDTWILTAHCPSVLGTVDAVTRLLYEQQCYVTEHHSFDDRLSAHFFIRVEFRAPAGFDETAFRATLDERLAPFDMHTELTPPGYRAKVVLMVSKADHCLNDLLYRQRIGHLAMDVVAVVSNHPDLEPLARWHDIPYYHFPLDPNDKPAQERKVLQVIEDTGAELVVLARYMQVLSPELCRKLDGWAINIHHSLLPGFKGAKPYHQAYQKGVKMVGATAHYINNDLDEGPIIAQGVESVDHAHYPEDLIAKGRDIECLTLAKAIGYHIERRVFLNANRTVVLHA, encoded by the coding sequence ATGAGCCGCACGCCTGATACCTGGATTCTCACCGCCCACTGTCCGAGCGTGCTCGGCACCGTCGATGCGGTGACACGACTGCTCTATGAGCAGCAGTGCTACGTCACCGAGCATCACTCGTTCGATGACCGCTTGTCGGCACACTTCTTTATCCGCGTCGAGTTCCGCGCCCCGGCCGGCTTCGACGAGACGGCCTTCCGCGCGACTCTCGACGAGCGTCTGGCGCCCTTCGACATGCACACCGAGCTGACGCCGCCGGGCTATCGGGCCAAGGTGGTGCTGATGGTCTCCAAGGCCGACCACTGCCTCAACGACCTGCTCTACCGTCAGCGCATCGGCCACTTGGCCATGGACGTGGTCGCCGTGGTGTCCAACCACCCGGACCTGGAACCCCTGGCGCGCTGGCACGACATCCCCTATTACCACTTCCCCCTCGACCCCAACGACAAGCCGGCGCAGGAGCGCAAGGTGTTGCAGGTGATCGAGGACACCGGCGCCGAACTGGTGGTGCTCGCCCGCTACATGCAGGTGCTGTCGCCGGAGCTGTGCCGCAAGCTGGACGGCTGGGCGATCAATATCCACCACTCGCTGCTGCCGGGCTTCAAGGGCGCCAAGCCCTATCACCAGGCGTACCAGAAGGGCGTGAAGATGGTCGGCGCCACCGCCCACTACATCAACAACGACCTCGACGAGGGGCCGATCATCGCCCAGGGCGTCGAGTCGGTGGATCACGCCCACTACCCGGAAGACCTGATCGCCAAGGGCCGCGACATCGAGTGCCTGACCCTGGCCAAGGCCATCGGTTATCACATCGAGCGGCGGGTGTTCCTCAACGCCAACCGCACCGTGGTGCTGCACGCGTAA
- a CDS encoding sarcosine oxidase subunit gamma has product MTAINVYKQRPDAGQAESPLFHAGLDELARKGKNKSNAGVTLREKKLLGHLILRGDADDAQFAGGVHKALGLELPVALTLVAKGEISLQWLSPDEWLLIVPSGEEFATEQKLRAALEGQHIAIVNVSGGQTVLELSGPKAREVLMKSSIYDVHPSNFPVGKAVGTAFAKSQLVIRHTGEDTWELLVRRSFSDYVWLWLQDASAEYGLAIKE; this is encoded by the coding sequence ATGACCGCGATCAACGTCTACAAGCAGCGCCCCGATGCCGGCCAGGCCGAATCCCCGCTGTTCCACGCCGGTCTCGACGAGCTGGCACGCAAGGGCAAGAACAAGAGCAACGCCGGGGTGACCCTGCGCGAGAAGAAACTGCTCGGCCACCTGATCCTGCGCGGCGACGCCGACGATGCCCAGTTCGCCGGTGGCGTGCACAAGGCCCTGGGCCTGGAGCTGCCGGTGGCCCTGACCCTGGTGGCCAAGGGCGAGATCTCGCTGCAGTGGCTGTCCCCCGACGAGTGGCTGCTGATCGTGCCGAGCGGCGAGGAGTTCGCCACTGAGCAGAAACTGCGTGCGGCCCTCGAAGGCCAGCACATCGCCATCGTCAACGTCAGCGGCGGCCAGACCGTGCTGGAACTTTCCGGCCCCAAGGCCCGCGAAGTGCTGATGAAGTCGAGCATCTACGACGTGCACCCGAGCAATTTCCCGGTCGGCAAGGCGGTCGGCACCGCCTTCGCCAAGAGCCAGCTGGTGATCCGCCATACCGGTGAAGACACCTGGGAACTGCTGGTGCGCCGCAGCTTCTCCGACTACGTCTGGTTGTGGCTGCAGGATGCCAGCGCCGAGTACGGCCTGGCGATCAAGGAATAG
- a CDS encoding HD-GYP domain-containing protein: MLKRIPVTELLVGMYIHELCGSWMEHPFWKTRFRLGSDKDRQRILDSGIREVWIDTGKGLDLPSGETVEQVQAETEAVLLAAAPTAVTEGGRKVAQRGLEDELQRAARLCDSSKRAVMAMFGDARMGRAIEVGRAGELVDEISASILRQPNALISLARLKHADEYTYMHSVAVCALMIALARQLELSEALVREAGMAGLLHDIGKMCTPPAVLNKPGKLTDSEFATMREHPEAGARLLVDSQQVSALVLDVCLHHHEKVDGSGYPHGLAGEQISLLARMAAVCDVYDAVTSDRPYKAGWEPAESIRKMAGWKGHFDERVFQAFVRTVGIYPTGSLVRLQSGRLGVVLEQHEQSLLTPMVKVFFSAKSKQPIPQEVIDLSKLVGRERIVGRESAADWGFRNLDELWTGLPQG, translated from the coding sequence GTGCTCAAACGCATTCCCGTCACCGAACTCCTCGTAGGCATGTACATCCATGAACTGTGCGGCTCCTGGATGGAGCACCCGTTCTGGAAAACCCGTTTCCGCCTGGGCAGCGACAAGGACCGACAACGCATACTCGACAGCGGCATCCGCGAGGTGTGGATCGACACCGGCAAGGGGCTGGACCTGCCGAGCGGCGAGACGGTCGAGCAGGTCCAGGCCGAGACCGAGGCGGTCTTGCTCGCCGCCGCGCCGACTGCGGTCACGGAGGGGGGGCGGAAGGTCGCCCAGCGCGGCCTGGAGGATGAGCTCCAGCGGGCGGCCAGGCTGTGCGACAGCTCCAAGCGCGCGGTGATGGCGATGTTCGGCGACGCGCGCATGGGCCGGGCCATCGAGGTCGGTCGGGCGGGGGAGCTGGTCGATGAAATTTCCGCTTCCATCCTGCGCCAGCCCAATGCGCTGATCAGCCTGGCGCGTCTCAAGCATGCCGACGAGTACACCTATATGCACTCGGTGGCGGTCTGTGCGCTGATGATCGCCCTGGCGCGGCAGCTCGAACTGTCCGAGGCGCTGGTGCGCGAGGCCGGCATGGCCGGGCTGCTGCACGACATCGGCAAGATGTGCACCCCCCCGGCGGTGCTGAACAAGCCGGGCAAGCTCACGGACAGCGAGTTCGCCACCATGCGTGAGCACCCCGAGGCCGGCGCCCGCCTGTTGGTCGACAGCCAGCAGGTCAGTGCGTTGGTGCTGGACGTCTGCCTGCATCACCATGAGAAGGTCGACGGCAGCGGTTACCCCCATGGCCTGGCAGGCGAACAGATCAGCCTGCTGGCGCGCATGGCGGCGGTCTGCGACGTGTACGACGCGGTCACCTCGGATCGCCCCTACAAGGCCGGCTGGGAGCCCGCCGAGTCGATCCGCAAGATGGCCGGCTGGAAGGGCCACTTCGACGAGCGGGTGTTTCAGGCCTTCGTCAGAACCGTGGGCATCTACCCCACCGGCTCGCTGGTGCGTTTGCAGAGCGGGCGCCTGGGTGTGGTGCTGGAGCAGCACGAACAGTCGCTGCTGACGCCGATGGTCAAGGTGTTCTTCTCGGCCAAGAGCAAGCAGCCGATCCCCCAGGAGGTCATCGACCTGAGCAAGCTCGTCGGCCGCGAGCGCATCGTCGGTCGCGAGTCGGCCGCCGACTGGGGCTTTCGCAACCTCGATGAACTCTGGACGGGGTTGCCGCAGGGCTGA
- a CDS encoding sarcosine oxidase subunit delta produces MLHIFCPHCGELRSEEEYHAGGQAHIARPLDPNACTDEEWGEYLFFRDNPRGIHHELWVHAAGCRKYFNVTRHTVSYEILETYKIGERPSVTEASVAAKKTAGQGVSA; encoded by the coding sequence ATGCTGCATATCTTCTGCCCCCACTGTGGCGAGCTGCGTTCCGAAGAGGAATATCACGCCGGCGGCCAGGCGCACATCGCGCGCCCGTTGGACCCCAATGCCTGCACCGACGAGGAGTGGGGCGAGTACTTGTTCTTCCGCGACAACCCGCGTGGCATCCACCACGAGCTGTGGGTGCACGCCGCCGGCTGCCGCAAGTACTTCAACGTCACTCGCCACACGGTGAGCTACGAAATCCTCGAGACCTACAAGATCGGCGAGCGTCCCAGCGTGACTGAGGCCAGCGTTGCCGCGAAGAAGACTGCCGGCCAAGGAGTAAGCGCATGA
- the glyA gene encoding serine hydroxymethyltransferase has translation MFSKQDQIQGYDDELLAAMNAEEARQEHHIELIASENYTSKRVMQAQGSGLTNKYAEGYPGKRYYGGCEHVDVVEQLAIDRAKQLFGADFANVQPHSGSSANSAVYLALLNAGDTILGMSLAHGGHLTHGSKVSSSGKLYNAVQYGLDTATGLIDYDEVERLAVEHKPKMIVAGFSAYSKTLDFPRFRAIADKVGALLFVDMAHVAGLVAAGLYPNPIPFADVVTTTTHKTLRGPRGGLILAKANPEIEKKLNAAVFPGAQGGPLMHVIAAKAVCFKEALEPEFKEYQAQVIKNAQAMAKVFVERGYDVVSGGTDNHLFLVSLIKQGITGKDADAALGRVGITVNKNSVPNDPQSPFVTSGLRIGTPAVTTRGFKETQCVDLAGWICDVLDHLGDADVEAQVAKLAAGLCADYPVYR, from the coding sequence ATGTTCAGCAAACAAGACCAAATCCAGGGCTACGACGACGAACTGCTGGCGGCGATGAACGCCGAAGAAGCGCGTCAGGAGCATCACATCGAGCTGATCGCCTCGGAAAACTACACCAGCAAGCGCGTCATGCAGGCCCAGGGCAGCGGCCTGACCAACAAGTACGCCGAAGGCTACCCGGGCAAGCGCTACTACGGCGGCTGCGAGCACGTCGACGTGGTCGAGCAGCTGGCCATCGACCGCGCCAAGCAGCTGTTCGGCGCCGACTTCGCCAACGTCCAGCCGCACTCCGGCTCCTCGGCCAACAGCGCCGTCTACCTGGCCCTGCTCAACGCCGGCGACACCATCCTGGGCATGAGCCTGGCCCACGGCGGCCACCTGACCCACGGTTCCAAGGTCAGCTCCTCCGGCAAGCTGTACAACGCCGTGCAGTATGGTCTGGACACCGCCACCGGCCTGATCGACTACGACGAAGTCGAGCGCCTGGCCGTCGAGCACAAGCCGAAGATGATCGTCGCCGGCTTCAGCGCCTACTCCAAGACCCTGGACTTCCCGCGCTTCCGCGCCATCGCCGACAAGGTCGGTGCGCTGCTGTTCGTCGACATGGCCCACGTCGCCGGCCTGGTCGCCGCCGGCCTGTACCCGAACCCGATTCCGTTCGCCGACGTGGTCACCACCACCACCCACAAGACCCTGCGCGGTCCGCGTGGCGGCCTGATCCTGGCCAAGGCCAACCCGGAGATCGAGAAGAAGCTCAACGCCGCGGTGTTCCCCGGCGCCCAGGGCGGCCCGCTGATGCACGTGATCGCCGCCAAGGCGGTGTGCTTCAAGGAGGCCCTGGAGCCTGAGTTCAAGGAGTACCAGGCCCAGGTGATCAAGAACGCCCAGGCCATGGCCAAGGTGTTCGTCGAGCGCGGCTATGACGTGGTCTCCGGCGGCACCGACAACCACCTGTTCCTGGTCAGCCTGATCAAGCAGGGCATCACCGGCAAGGACGCCGACGCCGCCCTGGGTCGCGTCGGTATCACCGTCAACAAGAACTCCGTGCCGAACGACCCGCAGTCGCCGTTCGTCACCTCGGGCCTGCGCATCGGCACCCCGGCGGTCACCACCCGCGGCTTCAAGGAAACCCAGTGCGTCGACCTGGCCGGCTGGATCTGCGATGTCCTCGACCACCTCGGCGATGCCGACGTCGAGGCCCAGGTGGCTAAGCTGGCTGCTGGGCTGTGCGCGGACTACCCGGTCTATCGTTGA
- a CDS encoding acyltransferase, producing the protein MRRLLTGLCVTLLLLLNTLVLIGPLLLIALGKFALPGRAAKAACSRGVMWVAETWAELNKLIFAALLPTEWDIRGGAELRQDTSYLVISNHQSWVDIPALVQAFNRKTPYFKFFLKQQLIWVPFLGLAFWALDYPFMKRHSKALLAKHPELAGQDLEITKRACEKFRDLPVTVVNYLEGTRFTPTKHAEQGSPYRYLLKPKAGGVAFVLAALGEQLDAVLDVTLVYPGTRIPGFWALISGQVPRVVVDIRTHALDPALYQGDYQNDPAFRRQMQDWVTQLWREKDERIARLREELRGEAAPLGEAQRMGE; encoded by the coding sequence ATGCGCCGCCTGCTGACCGGCCTCTGCGTCACCCTGCTGCTTCTGCTCAATACCCTGGTGCTGATCGGCCCGCTGCTGCTGATCGCCCTAGGCAAGTTCGCCCTGCCTGGCCGGGCCGCCAAGGCCGCCTGCTCGCGCGGGGTGATGTGGGTGGCCGAGACCTGGGCGGAACTGAACAAGCTGATCTTCGCCGCCCTGCTGCCGACCGAATGGGACATTCGCGGCGGCGCCGAGCTGCGCCAGGACACCTCCTACCTGGTGATCAGCAACCACCAGTCCTGGGTCGACATCCCGGCATTGGTCCAGGCGTTCAACCGCAAGACGCCCTACTTCAAGTTCTTCCTCAAACAGCAATTGATCTGGGTGCCCTTTCTCGGCCTGGCCTTCTGGGCGCTGGACTACCCCTTCATGAAGCGCCATTCCAAGGCCCTGCTGGCCAAGCACCCGGAGCTGGCGGGCCAGGACCTGGAGATCACCAAGCGCGCCTGCGAGAAGTTCCGGGACTTGCCGGTGACCGTGGTCAACTACCTGGAAGGCACCCGCTTCACCCCGACCAAGCATGCCGAGCAGGGCTCGCCCTATCGCTACCTGCTCAAGCCCAAGGCCGGCGGCGTGGCCTTCGTCCTGGCGGCCCTGGGCGAGCAGCTGGACGCGGTGCTGGACGTGACCCTGGTCTACCCGGGCACGCGGATTCCCGGGTTCTGGGCGCTGATCAGCGGCCAGGTGCCCAGGGTGGTGGTGGACATTCGCACCCACGCCCTCGACCCGGCGCTGTACCAGGGCGACTACCAGAACGACCCGGCGTTCCGGCGCCAGATGCAGGACTGGGTGACCCAGTTGTGGCGCGAGAAGGACGAGCGCATCGCCCGGTTACGCGAGGAGCTGCGCGGCGAGGCCGCCCCCCTGGGCGAAGCCCAGCGGATGGGCGAGTAG
- a CDS encoding sarcosine oxidase subunit beta, protein MQRYSGFGLLKHSFSHHENWQRMWRNPTPKPVYDVIIVGGGGHGLATAYYLAKEFGVKNVAVIEKGWLGGGNTARNTTIVRSNYLWDESALLYEHAMKLWEGLSQDLNYNVMFSQRGVFNLGHTLQDMRDIERRVSANRLNGIDGEVLDAKQVEEMIPFMDCSKNTRYPVMGASLQRRGGVARHDAVAWGYARAADALGVDLIQQTEVIGFRKENGACIGVETTRGFIGGKRVGVVTAGNSGHMAKLAGFRLPLESHPLQALVSEPIKPIIDSVIMSNAVHGYISQSDKGDLVIGAGIDGYNGYGQRGSYPTIEHTLQAIVELFPILSRVRMNRQWGGIVDTTPDACPIIAKTPVKNLFFNCGWGTGGFKATPGSGHVFAASLAKGEMHPLAKPFAIERFHTGALIDEHGAAGVAH, encoded by the coding sequence ATGCAACGTTATTCCGGCTTCGGCCTGCTCAAGCATTCCTTCAGCCACCACGAGAACTGGCAGCGCATGTGGCGCAACCCGACGCCCAAGCCGGTCTACGATGTGATCATCGTCGGCGGTGGCGGCCACGGCCTGGCCACTGCCTACTACCTGGCCAAAGAGTTCGGCGTGAAGAACGTCGCGGTCATCGAGAAGGGCTGGCTGGGCGGCGGTAACACCGCGCGCAACACCACCATCGTGCGTTCCAACTACCTGTGGGACGAGTCGGCGCTGCTGTACGAGCACGCCATGAAGCTGTGGGAAGGCCTGTCCCAGGACCTCAACTACAACGTCATGTTCTCCCAGCGCGGCGTGTTCAACCTCGGCCACACCCTGCAGGACATGCGCGACATCGAGCGCCGGGTCAGCGCCAACCGCCTCAACGGCATCGACGGCGAGGTGCTCGACGCCAAGCAGGTCGAGGAAATGATCCCGTTCATGGATTGCAGCAAGAACACCCGTTACCCGGTGATGGGCGCCTCCCTGCAGCGCCGCGGCGGCGTCGCCCGTCACGACGCGGTGGCCTGGGGCTATGCCCGTGCCGCCGACGCCCTGGGCGTCGACCTGATCCAGCAGACCGAGGTGATCGGCTTCCGCAAGGAAAACGGCGCCTGCATCGGCGTGGAGACCACCCGTGGTTTTATCGGCGGCAAGCGCGTCGGCGTGGTCACCGCCGGTAACTCCGGGCACATGGCCAAACTGGCCGGCTTCCGCCTGCCGCTGGAGTCGCACCCGCTGCAGGCCCTGGTGTCCGAGCCGATCAAGCCGATCATCGACAGCGTGATCATGTCCAACGCCGTACACGGCTACATCAGCCAGTCGGACAAGGGCGACCTGGTCATCGGCGCGGGCATCGACGGCTACAACGGCTACGGCCAGCGCGGCTCCTACCCGACCATCGAACACACCCTGCAGGCCATCGTCGAGCTGTTCCCGATCCTCTCGCGGGTACGCATGAACCGCCAGTGGGGCGGCATCGTCGACACCACCCCTGACGCCTGCCCGATCATCGCCAAGACCCCGGTGAAGAACCTGTTCTTCAACTGCGGTTGGGGCACCGGTGGCTTCAAGGCCACCCCGGGATCCGGCCATGTCTTCGCCGCGAGCCTGGCCAAGGGCGAGATGCACCCGCTGGCCAAGCCGTTCGCCATCGAGCGCTTCCACACCGGCGCGCTGATCGACGAACACGGCGCGGCCGGGGTGGCGCACTGA
- a CDS encoding sarcosine oxidase subunit alpha: MSQVNRLSQGGRIDRSQPLTFTFNGQSYQGFAGDTLAAALLANGVDIVGRSFKYSRPRGIVAAGAEEPNAVLQLGSTEAAQVPNVRATQQALYNGLVATSTNGWPNVNTDLMGILGKVGGKMMPPGFYYKTFMYPQNLWLTYEKYIRKAAGLGRSPRENDPDSYDYMNQHCDVLVVGSGPAGLAAALAAGRSGARVILADEQEEFGGSLLATRETLDGKPAADWAAAAIAELQGMREVTLLPRSTVNGYHDHNFLTIHQRLTDHLGEVAPMGQVRQRMHRVRAKRVVLATGAHERPLVYANNDVPGNMLADAVSTYVRRYGVAPGRKLVLSTNNDYAYRVVLDWLDAGQQVVAVADARSNPRGTWVEEARKRGVRVLTGSAVVEARGSKRVTGARVCAIDLNKHKVTSPGEMLDCDLIVSSGGYSPVVHLASHLGGRPEWREDILAFVPGEGFQKRLCAGAVNGVFALGDALANGFEAGASAAAEAGFKAVEGKLPKTEKRTEEPAVALFQVPHDKSTARAPKQFVDLQNDVTAAGIELATREGFESVEHVKRYTALGFGTDQGKLGNINGLAIAARSMGISIPQMGTTMFRPNYTPITFGAVAGRNVGPLFDPKRYTALHRWHLAQGAEFEDVGQWKRPWYFPKNGEDMHAAVARECLAVRNSVGMLDASTLGKIDIQGPDAREFLNRVYSNAWTKLDVGKARYGLMCKEDGMVTDDGVTACLADNHFLMTTTTGGAARIMEWLEIYHQTEWPELKVYFTSVTDHWATLTLSGPNSRKLLAEVTDIDLDKDAFPFMTWKEGNVGGVPARVFRISFTGELSYEVNVQADYAMGVLEKIVEAGKKYDLTPYGTETMHVLRAEKGFIIVGQDTDGSVTPDDLGMGWCVGRNKPFSWIGWRGMNREDCLREDRKQLVGLKPVDPNKVLPEGAQLVFDPKQSIPMTMVGHVTSSYMSAAMGYSFAMALVKGGLKRMGERVFAPLVDGSVIEAEICSPVFYDPKGERQNI, translated from the coding sequence ATGAGCCAGGTCAATCGTCTCTCCCAGGGTGGGCGCATCGACCGCAGCCAGCCCTTGACCTTCACCTTCAACGGCCAGAGCTACCAGGGCTTCGCCGGCGATACCCTGGCCGCAGCACTGCTGGCCAACGGCGTCGACATCGTCGGCCGCAGCTTCAAGTACTCGCGCCCGCGCGGCATCGTCGCCGCCGGCGCCGAAGAGCCCAACGCCGTACTGCAGCTCGGCTCCACCGAGGCGGCGCAGGTGCCCAACGTGCGGGCCACCCAGCAGGCGCTGTACAACGGCCTGGTGGCGACCAGCACCAACGGCTGGCCGAACGTCAACACCGACCTGATGGGTATCCTCGGCAAGGTCGGCGGCAAGATGATGCCGCCCGGGTTCTACTACAAGACCTTCATGTACCCGCAGAACCTCTGGCTGACCTACGAGAAGTACATCCGCAAGGCCGCCGGCCTCGGCCGTTCGCCGCGGGAAAACGACCCGGACAGCTACGACTACATGAACCAGCACTGCGACGTGCTGGTGGTCGGCTCCGGCCCCGCCGGCCTGGCCGCGGCCCTGGCCGCCGGCCGTAGCGGCGCGCGGGTGATCCTCGCCGACGAACAGGAAGAATTCGGCGGCAGCCTGCTGGCCACCCGCGAGACCCTCGACGGCAAGCCGGCCGCCGACTGGGCTGCCGCGGCCATCGCCGAGCTGCAGGGCATGCGCGAAGTCACCCTGTTGCCGCGCTCCACGGTCAACGGTTACCACGACCACAACTTCCTCACCATCCACCAGCGCCTCACCGATCACCTCGGCGAAGTCGCGCCCATGGGCCAGGTGCGTCAGCGCATGCACCGCGTGCGGGCCAAGCGCGTGGTCCTGGCCACCGGCGCCCACGAGCGTCCGCTGGTGTACGCCAACAACGACGTGCCCGGCAACATGCTGGCCGACGCGGTGTCCACCTATGTGCGCCGTTACGGCGTGGCCCCGGGCCGCAAGCTGGTGCTGTCGACCAACAACGACTACGCCTACCGCGTGGTCCTGGACTGGCTGGATGCCGGCCAGCAGGTGGTGGCCGTCGCCGATGCGCGCAGCAATCCGCGCGGTACCTGGGTCGAGGAGGCGCGCAAGCGTGGCGTGCGCGTCCTCACCGGCAGTGCCGTGGTCGAGGCACGCGGCAGCAAGCGGGTCACCGGTGCGCGGGTCTGCGCCATCGATCTGAACAAGCACAAGGTCACCAGCCCGGGCGAGATGCTCGACTGCGACCTGATCGTCAGCTCCGGCGGCTACAGCCCGGTGGTGCACCTGGCCTCGCACCTCGGCGGTCGTCCGGAGTGGCGCGAAGACATCCTCGCCTTCGTCCCCGGTGAAGGCTTCCAGAAGCGCCTGTGCGCCGGCGCCGTCAACGGCGTGTTCGCCCTCGGCGACGCCCTGGCCAACGGCTTCGAGGCCGGCGCCTCGGCTGCGGCCGAGGCCGGCTTCAAGGCGGTGGAAGGCAAGCTGCCGAAGACCGAGAAGCGTACCGAGGAGCCGGCCGTCGCGCTGTTCCAGGTGCCCCACGACAAGTCCACCGCACGGGCGCCGAAGCAGTTCGTCGACCTGCAGAACGACGTCACCGCGGCCGGTATCGAGCTGGCCACCCGCGAGGGCTTCGAGTCGGTCGAGCACGTCAAGCGCTACACCGCGCTGGGCTTCGGTACCGACCAGGGCAAGCTGGGCAACATCAACGGTCTGGCCATCGCCGCCCGTTCCATGGGCATCAGCATCCCGCAGATGGGCACCACCATGTTCCGCCCGAACTACACGCCGATCACCTTCGGTGCCGTAGCCGGACGCAACGTCGGCCCGCTGTTCGATCCCAAGCGCTACACCGCGCTGCACCGCTGGCACCTGGCCCAGGGCGCCGAGTTCGAGGACGTCGGCCAGTGGAAGCGTCCCTGGTACTTCCCCAAGAACGGCGAGGACATGCACGCCGCCGTGGCCCGCGAGTGCCTGGCCGTGCGCAACTCGGTGGGCATGCTCGACGCCTCGACCCTGGGCAAGATCGACATCCAGGGTCCGGATGCGCGCGAGTTCCTCAACCGCGTGTACAGCAACGCCTGGACCAAGCTGGACGTGGGCAAGGCCCGCTACGGCCTGATGTGCAAGGAAGACGGCATGGTCACCGACGACGGCGTCACCGCCTGTCTGGCCGACAACCACTTCCTGATGACCACCACCACCGGTGGCGCGGCACGCATCATGGAATGGCTGGAGATCTACCACCAGACCGAATGGCCGGAGCTGAAGGTGTACTTCACCTCGGTCACCGACCACTGGGCGACCCTGACCCTGTCCGGCCCCAACAGCCGCAAGCTGCTGGCCGAGGTCACCGACATCGACCTGGACAAGGACGCCTTCCCCTTCATGACCTGGAAGGAAGGCAATGTCGGCGGCGTGCCGGCCCGGGTGTTCCGCATCTCCTTCACCGGCGAGCTGAGCTACGAGGTCAACGTGCAGGCCGACTACGCCATGGGCGTGCTGGAGAAGATCGTCGAGGCGGGTAAGAAGTACGACCTGACCCCCTACGGCACCGAGACCATGCACGTGCTGCGCGCCGAGAAGGGTTTCATCATCGTCGGTCAGGACACCGACGGCTCGGTGACCCCGGACGACCTGGGCATGGGCTGGTGCGTCGGCCGCAACAAGCCGTTCTCCTGGATCGGCTGGCGCGGCATGAACCGCGAAGACTGCCTGCGTGAAGACCGCAAGCAGCTGGTCGGCCTCAAGCCGGTCGACCCGAACAAGGTGCTGCCGGAAGGCGCGCAGCTGGTATTCGACCCGAAGCAGTCGATCCCCATGACCATGGTCGGTCACGTGACCTCCAGCTACATGAGCGCGGCGATGGGTTACTCCTTCGCCATGGCCCTGGTCAAGGGCGGTCTCAAGCGCATGGGCGAGCGGGTATTCGCGCCGCTGGTCGATGGCAGCGTGATCGAGGCGGAGATCTGCAGCCCGGTGTTCTACGACCCGAAGGGCGAGCGGCAGAACATCTGA